The Streptococcaceae bacterium ESL0687 genome has a segment encoding these proteins:
- a CDS encoding DivIVA domain-containing protein, whose product MVLNSLDIQNKDFSSQMRGYNKKEVEDFFDIIVRDYDYYAQKVKDLERENKNLAEKVEYFEEMKDSLNKSLIIAQDTSDNVRAQADNEAENILTDARQKANAIITASKNEGQIILDTARNDAVRLVRETDELKRNLRSYHQRIQMTVQAQLDSINDAEWDEIFRPVSTYIPNQDEVLRKIVEETFEGEQYTSRVPLAEIAEALEQVSQEEEQEEK is encoded by the coding sequence ATGGTTTTAAATAGTTTAGATATTCAAAATAAAGATTTTTCATCGCAAATGCGTGGTTACAATAAAAAGGAAGTGGAAGATTTCTTTGATATTATTGTTCGCGATTACGATTACTATGCTCAAAAGGTTAAGGATTTAGAACGTGAGAATAAGAATCTGGCTGAGAAGGTAGAATACTTTGAAGAGATGAAAGATTCTCTTAACAAGTCTTTAATTATCGCTCAGGATACTTCTGATAATGTTCGCGCTCAGGCTGATAATGAAGCAGAAAATATTTTGACAGATGCCCGTCAAAAGGCTAATGCCATCATAACAGCTTCTAAAAATGAAGGACAAATCATTCTTGATACAGCCCGTAACGACGCAGTTCGTTTGGTTAGGGAAACTGATGAACTTAAGAGAAATCTTCGTTCATACCACCAAAGAATTCAAATGACAGTTCAGGCACAACTTGATAGTATTAACGATGCTGAGTGGGATGAAATCTTTAGACCAGTATCAACATACATTCCAAATCAAGATGAAGTTCTTAGAAAAATTGTTGAAGAAACATTTGAAGGTGAGCAGTACACTTCAAGGGTACCTCTAGCAGAAATTGCTGAGGCACTTGAACAGGTTTCTCAAGAAGAAGAGCAAGAAGAAAAATAA
- the ileS gene encoding isoleucine--tRNA ligase, producing MKVKDTLNLGKTGFPMRAGLPTKEPVWQEGWDEADLYNARLKQNEDKPSFMLHDGPPYANGNIHVGHALNKISKDIIVRYKNMTGFRAPLVPGWDTHGLPIEQVLAKKGIKRKEMDLLDYLEECRKYALSQVDTQRADFKRLGVMADWNHPYVTLDPSYEAAQIHVFGKMAEKGYIYKGQKPIYWSPSSESSLAEAEIEYQDVRSASIFVAFKAVDTKGLLPEDTEFVIWTTTPWTIPSNLGIFAHPDYEYVLVSTGGRKFLVASELVDSVAKEVGWEEFEIIQTIKGSELDNMVARHPFYDRDSLVMNAEYVTLDSGTGLVHTAPGHGEDDYFFSRKYKLDVLSPIDDRGYYTEEAPGFEGLFYDEGNKKVSQMLEESGALLKLNFFTHSYPHDWRTKKPVIFRATPQWFASIDKFRGDILDAIEGVNWIMPWGKTRLYNMVRDRGDWVISRQRAWGVPLPIFYAENGEAIITPETTNHISDLFREHGSKVWWERDAKDLLPEGFTHPGSPNGIFTKEKDIMDVWFDSGSSHEAVLRQRPELSFPADLYLEGSDQYRGWFNSSITTSVAINEESPYRAVLSQGFVLDGEGRKMSKSLGNVITPGTVVKQYGADILRLWVASVDTESDVRVSMDILGQVSETYRKIRNTLRFLIANSSDYKKSVNEVAYTDLQPSDKYILNRLNEVVESSLKSYEEYDFMNVYKTVFNFLTNDLSSFYLDFAKDVVYIDAADSLARRSMQTVFYEILVKLTKLLVPILPHTAEEIWTYLEDEEAEYAYLAEMPEVQSYTNIEELTDTWSAFMDFRDKVLKALEVARDEKIIGKSLEAAVTVYPDEVTATLLASMNEDIAKLLIVSDFTVSSDAAPENAQEFEGVSILVEHAKGEVCDRCRRLDETVGTNENENLQNLCNRCATIVTEEFPEVLVEGFETK from the coding sequence ATGAAAGTAAAAGATACATTAAATCTTGGTAAGACTGGTTTTCCAATGCGTGCTGGTCTTCCAACTAAGGAACCAGTTTGGCAAGAAGGTTGGGATGAAGCAGACCTTTACAATGCCCGTCTAAAACAGAATGAAGATAAACCATCATTCATGCTCCACGATGGACCTCCGTACGCCAATGGGAACATCCACGTAGGACATGCCCTCAACAAAATTTCTAAAGATATCATCGTTCGTTATAAGAACATGACTGGCTTCCGTGCTCCACTTGTTCCTGGATGGGACACTCACGGGCTACCAATCGAACAAGTTCTTGCTAAAAAAGGAATCAAACGCAAGGAAATGGACCTTCTTGATTATTTAGAAGAGTGCCGTAAGTATGCCCTTAGCCAGGTTGATACTCAACGTGCAGACTTTAAACGTCTAGGTGTTATGGCTGACTGGAATCACCCATATGTGACTTTAGATCCATCATACGAGGCAGCACAAATCCACGTCTTTGGAAAAATGGCTGAAAAAGGCTACATCTACAAGGGACAAAAACCAATCTACTGGTCACCATCAAGTGAATCAAGTCTAGCTGAAGCTGAGATTGAATACCAAGACGTTCGTTCTGCATCAATCTTTGTAGCCTTCAAGGCAGTAGACACTAAAGGACTGCTTCCAGAAGACACTGAATTTGTTATCTGGACAACAACTCCTTGGACAATTCCATCTAACCTTGGAATCTTTGCCCACCCTGACTATGAATACGTGCTAGTTTCAACAGGAGGTCGCAAGTTCCTAGTAGCATCTGAGCTTGTGGATTCAGTAGCTAAGGAAGTTGGTTGGGAAGAATTTGAAATCATCCAAACAATCAAGGGATCTGAGCTTGATAACATGGTAGCCCGTCACCCATTTTATGATCGTGACTCACTAGTGATGAATGCTGAATATGTAACCCTTGATTCAGGTACAGGACTAGTACACACAGCACCAGGACACGGGGAAGACGACTACTTCTTCAGCCGCAAGTACAAGCTTGACGTCCTAAGCCCAATCGATGACCGTGGTTACTATACAGAAGAAGCACCAGGGTTTGAAGGACTCTTCTACGACGAGGGTAACAAAAAAGTTAGCCAAATGCTTGAAGAATCAGGAGCCCTTCTAAAACTTAACTTCTTCACCCACAGCTACCCACACGACTGGCGTACTAAAAAACCAGTTATCTTCCGTGCGACTCCACAGTGGTTTGCCTCAATCGACAAGTTCCGTGGTGACATTTTAGATGCCATTGAAGGTGTTAACTGGATCATGCCTTGGGGTAAAACACGTCTCTACAACATGGTTCGCGACCGTGGTGACTGGGTAATTTCCCGTCAACGTGCCTGGGGTGTTCCACTTCCAATCTTCTATGCGGAAAATGGGGAAGCAATCATCACTCCAGAAACTACAAACCACATCTCAGACCTATTCCGTGAGCACGGATCTAAGGTTTGGTGGGAACGTGATGCCAAAGACCTATTACCAGAAGGGTTCACTCACCCTGGTTCACCTAATGGGATCTTCACCAAAGAAAAAGATATCATGGACGTTTGGTTTGACTCAGGATCTTCTCACGAAGCAGTCCTAAGACAGCGCCCTGAGCTATCATTCCCAGCTGATTTATATCTTGAAGGATCTGACCAATACCGTGGATGGTTCAACTCAAGTATCACAACAAGTGTTGCCATCAATGAAGAGTCACCTTACCGCGCTGTCCTTTCTCAAGGATTCGTTCTTGACGGAGAAGGCCGTAAGATGAGTAAGTCTCTAGGAAATGTCATCACTCCAGGTACAGTTGTTAAACAATACGGGGCAGACATCCTCCGCCTTTGGGTAGCAAGTGTCGACACTGAAAGTGATGTTCGTGTATCAATGGATATCCTAGGTCAGGTTTCTGAAACCTACCGTAAGATCCGTAACACCCTACGTTTCCTTATCGCAAACTCAAGCGACTACAAGAAATCCGTTAACGAAGTTGCCTACACAGACCTTCAACCGTCTGACAAGTACATCCTTAACCGCCTGAACGAGGTAGTTGAGTCTTCACTTAAATCATACGAAGAGTACGACTTCATGAATGTTTACAAGACAGTCTTCAACTTCCTGACAAATGACCTGTCTTCATTCTACCTGGACTTCGCTAAAGACGTGGTTTACATCGATGCAGCAGATAGTCTTGCTCGTCGCAGCATGCAAACAGTCTTCTATGAAATCCTTGTAAAACTTACAAAACTTCTAGTTCCAATCCTTCCTCACACTGCTGAAGAGATCTGGACCTACCTAGAAGACGAAGAAGCAGAATACGCTTATCTTGCTGAAATGCCAGAAGTCCAGTCTTACACAAACATTGAAGAACTTACTGACACTTGGTCAGCCTTCATGGACTTCCGTGACAAGGTGCTTAAGGCCCTTGAAGTAGCCCGTGATGAAAAAATTATCGGTAAGTCTCTAGAGGCTGCAGTTACTGTTTACCCAGATGAAGTAACAGCTACTCTACTTGCTTCAATGAACGAAGATATCGCAAAACTTCTGATTGTTTCTGA